A single genomic interval of Streptomyces sp. NBC_00663 harbors:
- the rpmF gene encoding 50S ribosomal protein L32, protein MAVPKRKMSRSNTRHRRSQWKAAVPTLVACERCHEPKMQHIACPSCGTYNKRQVLEV, encoded by the coding sequence GTGGCTGTTCCGAAGCGGAAGATGTCGCGCAGCAACACGCGCCACCGCCGGTCGCAGTGGAAGGCTGCGGTCCCCACCCTGGTTGCGTGCGAGCGCTGCCACGAGCCCAAGATGCAGCACATCGCGTGCCCGTCTTGCGGCACCTACAACAAGCGCCAGGTCCTCGAGGTCTGA
- a CDS encoding acylphosphatase, which yields MSEDVRLVAWVRGRVQGVGFRWFTRAKALELGGLSGFALNLGDGRVQVVAEGPREGCEGLLQWLLGDDTPGRVDGVTEIWDTPRGGYDGFAIR from the coding sequence ATGAGCGAGGATGTACGACTGGTCGCCTGGGTGCGGGGACGCGTCCAAGGTGTGGGTTTCCGCTGGTTCACGCGGGCCAAGGCCCTGGAGCTCGGTGGGCTGAGTGGTTTTGCTCTCAATTTGGGGGACGGACGGGTCCAGGTGGTCGCCGAGGGCCCGCGCGAAGGGTGCGAGGGACTCCTCCAGTGGCTTCTGGGTGACGACACGCCCGGACGCGTGGACGGCGTCACCGAGATCTGGGACACACCCCGCGGGGGTTACGACGGCTTCGCCATCCGTTGA
- a CDS encoding winged helix-turn-helix transcriptional regulator codes for MDITQERTPEQDQDLAFDVFAKACPSRGTLEHITGRWGALTLGALHEGSLRFNELRRRVDGVSEKMLSQTLHALERDGLVHREAQPTNPPRVDYELTPLGQEMAKRLLGLIHFLEGRMDDVLDARQRYDETRGAL; via the coding sequence ATGGACATCACGCAGGAGCGCACACCGGAGCAGGACCAGGACCTGGCTTTCGACGTGTTCGCCAAGGCCTGCCCGTCACGGGGCACGCTGGAGCACATCACCGGCCGCTGGGGCGCGCTCACGCTCGGCGCGCTGCACGAGGGCTCCCTGCGCTTCAACGAACTGCGCCGTCGCGTCGACGGCGTGAGCGAGAAGATGCTGTCCCAGACCCTGCACGCGCTGGAGCGCGACGGCCTGGTGCACCGCGAGGCCCAGCCGACCAACCCGCCCCGCGTGGACTACGAACTGACGCCGCTGGGCCAGGAGATGGCCAAGCGACTGCTCGGCCTCATCCACTTCCTGGAGGGCCGGATGGACGACGTGCTCGACGCTCGCCAGCGCTACGACGAGACGCGCGGCGCCCTCTGA
- a CDS encoding CAP domain-containing protein, with the protein MGRHRRSAAGRAATGRATGVTETDGSYTSGYDPQNSYSNDQQDSYGIDQQHAYGIDRQFSYDFEADARGPHTGEHPTMGIAPYLNPEAHSRSEAYLFATNDDYAHTSGTAMFPSEGFSPDDGPRRGGSRRRRKKRVVTPVKTGLLGVSAAVAIGTVAVATGVVPGLDNYKLGGGSGADKVQAADTPTNSATEQGGTSGSADDGREDEAASRDGDRTASPTPSASASTAAPTKTPTEKPTKTPSKEPKATPSRTATKAPQNTTAPGITVSAEAQAEAEVLKLVNEERAKVGCTAVSANSALGKLAEDFSDAMAAEGFFDHTDPSGKTPWDRAEAAGISSLGGENIARGQADAAAVMEAWMNSPGHKANILNCDFKTLGVGVHFGSGGPWWTQDFGY; encoded by the coding sequence ATGGGACGCCACCGACGCTCCGCCGCCGGCCGCGCCGCCACGGGCCGCGCCACGGGGGTCACGGAAACAGACGGCTCGTACACGAGCGGCTACGACCCGCAGAACTCGTACAGCAATGACCAGCAGGACTCGTACGGCATCGACCAGCAGCACGCGTACGGCATCGACCGGCAGTTCTCGTACGACTTCGAGGCCGACGCCCGGGGTCCGCACACGGGCGAGCACCCCACCATGGGCATCGCGCCCTACTTGAACCCCGAGGCGCACTCCCGCAGCGAGGCCTACCTCTTCGCGACGAACGACGACTACGCCCACACCAGCGGCACCGCCATGTTCCCGAGCGAGGGCTTCTCGCCGGACGACGGGCCGCGGCGCGGGGGCTCGCGACGCCGGCGCAAGAAGCGGGTCGTGACGCCGGTCAAGACCGGTCTGCTCGGGGTCTCCGCCGCGGTCGCCATCGGCACCGTCGCGGTCGCCACCGGTGTGGTGCCCGGCCTCGACAACTACAAGCTCGGCGGCGGCAGCGGCGCCGACAAGGTGCAGGCCGCGGACACCCCGACCAACTCCGCGACCGAGCAGGGCGGCACGTCCGGCAGCGCCGACGACGGCCGGGAGGACGAGGCGGCCAGCCGCGACGGCGACCGCACGGCCTCGCCGACCCCGTCCGCCTCGGCCTCGACGGCGGCGCCGACCAAGACGCCGACCGAGAAGCCGACGAAGACGCCGAGCAAGGAGCCGAAGGCGACTCCTTCGCGGACGGCCACCAAGGCGCCGCAGAACACCACCGCTCCGGGCATCACGGTGTCGGCCGAGGCGCAGGCCGAGGCCGAGGTGCTGAAGCTGGTGAACGAGGAGCGGGCGAAGGTGGGCTGCACCGCGGTGTCCGCGAACAGCGCGCTGGGCAAGCTCGCCGAGGACTTCAGCGACGCCATGGCGGCCGAGGGCTTCTTCGACCACACCGACCCCAGCGGCAAGACCCCCTGGGACCGGGCCGAGGCGGCCGGCATCAGCAGCCTCGGCGGCGAGAACATAGCCCGGGGCCAGGCCGACGCGGCAGCGGTGATGGAGGCCTGGATGAACAGCCCCGGCCACAAGGCGAACATCCTGAACTGCGATTTCAAGACGCTGGGCGTGGGTGTTCACTTCGGCTCCGGCGGCCCTTGGTGGACGCAGGACTTCGGCTACTGA
- the rnc gene encoding ribonuclease III, whose translation MRGTVSTPKKNSAETTASSHTLLEGRLGYKLESALLVRALTHRSYAYENGGLPTNERLEFLGDSVLGLVVTDTLYRTHPDLPEGQLAKLRAAVVNSRALAEVGRGLDLGSFIRLGRGEEGTGGRDKASILADTLEAVIGAVYLDQGLDAAGELVHRLFDPLIEKSSNLGAGLDWKTSLQELTATEGLGVPEYQVSETGPDHEKTFTAAARVGGVSYGTGTGRSKKEAEQQAAESAWRSIRAAADERAKAAAKAAEADAGADEASASA comes from the coding sequence GTGAGAGGCACTGTGTCCACGCCGAAGAAGAACTCTGCGGAGACCACGGCCTCGTCCCACACGCTGTTGGAAGGGCGGCTCGGGTACAAGCTCGAGTCCGCCCTTCTGGTGCGTGCGCTGACCCACCGGTCCTACGCGTACGAGAACGGCGGTCTGCCGACCAACGAGCGGCTGGAGTTCCTCGGGGACTCCGTGCTCGGCCTCGTGGTCACGGACACGCTGTACCGCACCCACCCCGACCTGCCCGAAGGCCAGCTGGCCAAGTTGCGGGCCGCGGTGGTCAACTCTCGTGCGCTGGCGGAGGTGGGCCGTGGGCTCGACCTTGGCTCCTTCATCCGGCTCGGCCGCGGTGAAGAGGGCACGGGTGGCCGGGACAAGGCATCCATCCTCGCCGACACCCTCGAAGCGGTGATCGGCGCGGTCTATCTCGACCAGGGTCTGGACGCGGCGGGCGAACTCGTCCACCGGCTCTTCGACCCGCTGATCGAGAAGTCCTCCAACCTCGGTGCCGGCCTGGACTGGAAGACCAGTCTCCAGGAGCTCACCGCGACCGAAGGACTCGGCGTGCCCGAGTACCAGGTCTCGGAGACCGGCCCCGACCACGAGAAGACCTTCACTGCTGCCGCCCGCGTCGGAGGCGTCTCGTACGGCACCGGCACCGGCCGCAGCAAGAAGGAGGCGGAGCAGCAGGCCGCCGAGTCCGCCTGGCGGTCCATCCGGGCCGCGGCGGACGAGCGCGCCAAGGCTGCTGCGAAGGCCGCCGAGGCCGACGCGGGTGCCGATGAGGCGTCCGCCTCCGCCTGA
- a CDS encoding flavodoxin family protein translates to MTTPVVSIAYHSGYGHTAVLAEAVRAGALEAGAEVHLINVAEITEEQWTVLDGSDAIVFGSPTYMGTASGPFHVFAEATSKRWFGQDWKDKLAAGFTNSGSKSGDKLHTLQFFQILAAQHGMHWINLGLHPGWNNSEGSEHDLNRLGVFAGAAAQTNVDEGPDAVHKADVATAEHLGRRLAETAKVFAHGRTAVAA, encoded by the coding sequence GTGACCACCCCTGTTGTCTCCATCGCCTATCACTCCGGCTACGGCCACACCGCCGTCCTCGCCGAGGCCGTCCGCGCCGGTGCGCTGGAGGCCGGAGCGGAGGTGCATCTGATCAACGTCGCCGAGATCACCGAGGAGCAGTGGACCGTCCTCGATGGCTCCGACGCGATCGTCTTCGGCTCGCCGACCTACATGGGCACCGCGTCCGGCCCCTTCCATGTCTTCGCCGAGGCGACCTCGAAGCGCTGGTTCGGACAGGACTGGAAGGACAAGCTGGCCGCCGGCTTCACCAACTCCGGTTCCAAGAGCGGCGACAAGCTGCACACCCTCCAGTTCTTCCAGATCCTCGCCGCCCAGCACGGCATGCACTGGATCAACCTCGGTCTGCACCCGGGCTGGAACAACAGCGAGGGCTCCGAGCACGACCTCAACCGCCTCGGCGTCTTCGCGGGCGCTGCCGCGCAGACCAACGTCGACGAGGGCCCGGACGCCGTCCACAAGGCCGACGTGGCGACGGCCGAGCACCTCGGGCGCAGGCTTGCCGAGACGGCGAAGGTGTTCGCGCACGGGCGCACCGCCGTCGCCGCGTAA
- a CDS encoding YceD family protein, translating to MALNARLDHRNPLVFDTRELGRRPGALQRLTREIDAPKDLGIQGVIGVPEGAPMELELRLESVMEGVLVTGTARAQAKGECVRCLEPLELTLEADFQEMFSYPDADERGRAKATEPDDDAEDDEDRLYLEDGLFDLEPVLRDAVVLALPMQPVCQDDCLGLCSECGARLTDDPDHHHDAVDIRWAALQGLAGSLEDGEKDEMSGGALPSAHADEKQEK from the coding sequence ATGGCTCTGAACGCCCGCCTCGACCACCGCAACCCTCTCGTGTTCGATACGCGCGAGCTGGGGCGGCGTCCTGGTGCGTTGCAGCGCCTGACCCGTGAGATCGACGCCCCCAAGGATCTCGGGATCCAGGGAGTCATCGGAGTGCCGGAAGGCGCCCCGATGGAGCTTGAACTCCGCCTTGAGTCGGTCATGGAAGGGGTGCTTGTCACAGGCACCGCCCGTGCACAGGCCAAGGGGGAGTGCGTAAGGTGTCTGGAGCCGCTCGAGCTCACCCTCGAAGCGGACTTCCAGGAGATGTTCTCGTACCCTGACGCCGATGAGCGGGGCCGCGCGAAAGCGACGGAGCCCGACGACGACGCCGAGGACGACGAGGACAGGCTCTATCTCGAGGACGGCCTGTTCGACCTCGAACCCGTGCTGCGTGACGCGGTGGTGCTTGCCCTGCCGATGCAGCCGGTGTGCCAGGACGACTGTCTGGGCCTGTGCTCCGAGTGCGGAGCGCGGCTCACGGACGACCCGGACCACCACCATGACGCCGTCGACATCCGTTGGGCGGCATTGCAGGGACTCGCCGGTTCACTCGAAGATGGCGAGAAGGACGAGATGAGCGGCGGCGCGCTTCCATCAGCGCACGCCGACGAGAAGCAGGAGAAGTAG
- the mutM gene encoding bifunctional DNA-formamidopyrimidine glycosylase/DNA-(apurinic or apyrimidinic site) lyase has translation MPELPEVEVVRRGLERWVAHRAVAEAEVLHPRAVRRHIAGADDFTHRLKGHRIGVPSRRGKYLWLPLEDTNQSVLAHLGMSGQLLVQPHESPDEKHLRIRVRFADGLGTELRFVDQRTFGGLSLHDNTEDGLPDVIAHIARDPLDPLFDDEAFHQNLRRKRTTIKRALLDQSLISGVGNIYADEALWRSRVHYERPTAGFTRPRTAELLGHVRDVMNAALSVGGTSFDSLYVNVNGESGYFDRSLDAYGREGLPCKRCGTPMRRRPWMNRSSYFCPKCQRAPRVSS, from the coding sequence ATGCCCGAGTTGCCCGAGGTCGAGGTCGTACGACGCGGTCTGGAGCGGTGGGTCGCCCATCGCGCGGTCGCCGAGGCCGAGGTACTGCACCCGCGTGCGGTACGCCGCCACATCGCCGGTGCCGACGACTTCACGCACCGCCTCAAGGGCCACCGCATCGGCGTCCCCAGCCGCCGCGGCAAGTACCTGTGGCTGCCGCTGGAGGACACCAACCAGTCGGTCCTGGCGCATCTCGGCATGAGCGGCCAGCTCCTGGTCCAGCCGCACGAGTCACCGGACGAGAAGCATCTGCGCATCCGCGTCCGCTTCGCCGACGGTCTCGGCACCGAACTCCGTTTCGTCGACCAACGCACCTTCGGTGGGCTGTCGTTGCACGACAACACCGAGGACGGCCTGCCCGACGTCATCGCGCACATCGCCCGCGACCCCCTCGACCCGCTCTTCGACGACGAGGCCTTTCACCAGAACCTGCGCCGCAAGCGCACGACCATCAAACGGGCCCTGCTGGACCAGTCGTTGATCAGCGGAGTCGGCAACATCTACGCGGACGAGGCACTTTGGCGCTCCCGCGTCCACTACGAGCGTCCGACCGCCGGCTTCACCCGCCCGCGCACGGCCGAACTCCTGGGCCACGTAAGGGATGTGATGAACGCGGCCCTCTCGGTCGGCGGCACCAGCTTCGACAGCCTGTACGTCAACGTCAATGGAGAGTCCGGCTACTTCGACCGCTCGCTCGACGCGTACGGCCGTGAAGGCCTGCCCTGCAAGCGGTGCGGTACGCCGATGCGCCGACGGCCGTGGATGAACCGGTCGAGCTACTTCTGCCCGAAGTGTCAGAGGGCGCCGCGCGTCTCGTCGTAG